In Thermorudis peleae, a genomic segment contains:
- the dmpG gene encoding 4-hydroxy-2-oxovalerate aldolase yields the protein MKAPRLTDTTLRDGSHAMSHQFTREQVAAITQALDEAGVPVIEVTHGDGLAGSSIQYGFSGTNELDLIATAREHATRAKIAALLIPGIGTRKELREAVAAGVQVVRIATHCTEADISEQHFGLAKELGLETVGFLMMAHMRPPEFLAEQAKLMESYGADCVYIVDSAGAMLPQDAFARVKALKDALTIQVGFHAHNNLGLAIGNTLAALEAGADQIDGCLRGFGAGAGNAATELLAAVLDRLGINPGLDVFKLMDAAEYIVAPIMPYQPFPDRDAITIGYAGVYSTFLLHARHIAAEFGLDPRELLVELGRRQAVAGQEDWILDVAVDLARRKGQANAAQPTPAVAPEGGSA from the coding sequence ATGAAGGCTCCACGCCTGACGGATACTACCCTGCGCGACGGCTCACACGCCATGAGCCACCAGTTCACCCGTGAGCAGGTGGCGGCCATCACCCAAGCGCTCGATGAGGCAGGCGTTCCCGTCATCGAGGTTACCCACGGCGACGGACTCGCTGGCAGCTCCATCCAGTACGGCTTCTCCGGCACCAACGAACTCGACCTCATCGCCACCGCACGCGAGCACGCCACACGTGCCAAGATCGCCGCGCTGCTCATCCCGGGCATCGGCACCCGCAAGGAGCTGCGTGAAGCCGTCGCCGCTGGCGTTCAGGTCGTGCGTATCGCCACCCACTGCACCGAAGCCGATATCTCCGAACAGCACTTCGGCCTAGCCAAAGAGCTTGGCCTGGAAACAGTCGGCTTCCTCATGATGGCCCACATGCGGCCACCGGAGTTCCTCGCCGAGCAGGCCAAACTCATGGAGTCCTATGGCGCCGATTGTGTCTACATCGTCGATTCGGCCGGCGCGATGCTCCCGCAGGATGCCTTTGCGCGGGTCAAAGCCCTCAAAGACGCGCTGACGATCCAGGTCGGCTTCCATGCACACAACAACCTCGGCTTAGCCATCGGCAACACCCTGGCCGCGCTCGAAGCCGGCGCCGACCAGATCGACGGATGTCTCCGCGGCTTTGGCGCCGGCGCCGGTAACGCCGCAACGGAACTCCTTGCCGCCGTGCTCGACCGCCTCGGTATCAACCCCGGGCTCGATGTCTTCAAGCTCATGGATGCCGCCGAATACATCGTCGCCCCGATCATGCCCTATCAGCCCTTCCCCGATCGCGACGCCATCACGATCGGCTATGCTGGGGTCTACTCCACGTTCCTGCTCCACGCTCGACACATCGCCGCCGAGTTTGGCCTCGACCCACGTGAACTGCTCGTCGAACTCGGGCGACGCCAGGCCGTGGCCGGACAGGAAGACTGGATCTTGGATGTCGCCGTCGATCTCGCACGGCGCAAGGGCCAGGCGAACGCTGCTCAACCAACACCAGCCGTTGCACCAGAAGGAGGATCCGCATGA
- a CDS encoding alpha/beta fold hydrolase, with protein MTTQTPVTEHDLTVGSYRTHIYRSGAGNREAVLFIHGSGPGANGWANWQYALPALGDTFDCIAFDLVGFGRSAHPDPAPQGAAAWLPLWIEQSLGLLDALNISHAHLVGNSLGGALALHLLTHAPQRFDRAILMGPIGVPFPITEGLDGVWGFYDDPTLERLTQIFRWFVFDPQHVGGDLEAIARQRYGAATAPEAARSFAAMFPPPRQQHVDALVVPEDAIAHIEQPVLLVHGRDDVIVPLDTSLTLLRQLPRVQLHVFGQCSHWVQIEQRDAFNALVRWFLTVER; from the coding sequence ATGACAACACAGACTCCGGTCACGGAACACGACCTGACAGTCGGCTCCTATCGTACCCACATCTATCGCAGCGGAGCCGGGAACCGCGAGGCCGTGCTCTTTATCCATGGCTCCGGCCCCGGCGCAAATGGCTGGGCCAACTGGCAGTATGCTCTCCCAGCGCTCGGCGACACCTTCGACTGCATCGCCTTCGATCTCGTCGGCTTTGGCCGCAGTGCCCACCCCGACCCTGCGCCCCAGGGCGCTGCCGCCTGGCTCCCGCTCTGGATCGAGCAGTCGCTCGGCCTCCTCGACGCGCTCAACATCTCCCATGCACACCTGGTCGGCAACTCGCTCGGCGGCGCACTTGCCCTTCACCTGCTCACCCACGCACCACAGCGCTTCGACCGCGCCATCCTCATGGGCCCCATCGGCGTGCCCTTCCCCATTACCGAAGGACTCGATGGCGTTTGGGGCTTCTATGACGACCCAACCCTTGAACGACTGACCCAGATCTTCCGTTGGTTCGTCTTCGACCCCCAGCACGTTGGTGGCGATCTCGAAGCCATTGCCCGCCAACGCTACGGCGCGGCAACTGCCCCGGAAGCTGCCCGCAGCTTTGCCGCCATGTTCCCTCCGCCCCGCCAGCAGCACGTCGACGCCCTCGTCGTGCCCGAAGACGCCATTGCGCACATCGAACAACCAGTCCTCCTCGTCCACGGCCGCGATGACGTCATCGTCCCGCTCGACACAAGCCTCACGCTCCTGCGCCAGCTGCCACGGGTTCAGTTGCACGTCTTCGGCCAGTGCAGCCACTGGGTGCAGATCGAACAGCGTGACGCCTTCAACGCCCTGGTCCGTTGGTTCCTCACTGTGGAGCGCTGA
- a CDS encoding ring-cleaving dioxygenase, producing the protein MTTSQTETELTLTGLHHVTAVTGRASENVWFYTQVLGLRLVKKTVNQDDVSAYHLFYADRIGSPGTDVTFFDWPKLPPHRPGAGDISLIALRVPSEDALAYWRERLANVGRPVEERESLDGRRLLAFTDPEGQRLALVDDQGAPGGGIPWEHSPVPPEVAIRGLAFVTLTVRQLARTQHVLEELLGFRRTLHRQDNGIEQVLFETGPGGPGAQVVVEVHPGLPLADLGTGGVHHVAFRTPDDATHRRWRERIAAAGFSVTPQIDRFYFRSLYFREPGGILFEIATDGPGFATDEDPEHLGERLSLPPFLEPYRAQIEANLRPIDITVR; encoded by the coding sequence ATGACCACATCCCAAACCGAGACCGAGCTTACCCTTACTGGCCTGCACCACGTGACCGCAGTCACGGGGCGAGCGAGCGAGAACGTCTGGTTTTATACCCAGGTGCTCGGGCTGCGACTCGTCAAAAAGACAGTCAATCAAGACGATGTCTCAGCCTACCACCTCTTCTACGCCGACCGCATCGGCTCACCCGGCACCGATGTCACCTTCTTCGACTGGCCCAAGCTGCCGCCCCATCGCCCAGGCGCTGGCGATATCTCCCTCATCGCACTCCGCGTCCCGAGCGAAGACGCCCTTGCCTATTGGCGTGAGCGCCTGGCCAACGTTGGCCGCCCCGTCGAAGAGCGAGAAAGCCTCGATGGCCGCCGCCTCCTAGCCTTTACCGACCCCGAAGGACAGCGCCTCGCCCTCGTCGATGACCAGGGCGCACCCGGCGGCGGCATTCCCTGGGAGCACAGCCCCGTGCCCCCCGAGGTCGCTATCCGCGGTTTAGCCTTTGTCACCCTAACTGTCAGGCAGCTTGCCCGCACGCAACACGTGCTCGAGGAGTTGCTCGGCTTCCGCCGCACCCTGCATCGTCAGGATAACGGCATCGAACAGGTTCTCTTTGAGACTGGCCCTGGCGGCCCTGGGGCGCAAGTTGTCGTTGAAGTACACCCAGGCCTGCCGCTCGCAGACCTTGGCACCGGCGGCGTCCATCACGTTGCCTTCCGCACCCCGGACGATGCGACACACCGCCGTTGGCGTGAGCGTATCGCAGCCGCGGGCTTCTCCGTCACCCCGCAAATCGACCGCTTCTACTTCCGTTCTCTCTACTTCCGTGAGCCAGGCGGCATCCTCTTTGAAATCGCCACCGATGGTCCTGGCTTCGCAACCGACGAAGACCCCGAACATCTCGGCGAGCGCTTGTCCTTACCGCCGTTCCTCGAGCCCTACCGCGCCCAAATCGAAGCCAACCTCCGCCCTATCGACATCACCGTCCGCTAG
- a CDS encoding flavin reductase family protein has product MTLPARQPNPPEPTAPVPLDPKRFRRTLGRFATGVTVVTAAQGEGVHGMTANAFMSVSLDPPLVAIAVDRRARMHALLDQQDRYGISVLARDQEAAARHFAGKPQPGYIPTFQWVEGIPLLDGAVAHLACDVWARVPAGDHTLFIGHVRWLNYWDREPLIFFGGDFRCLEVQFHDTSMWWW; this is encoded by the coding sequence ATGACGCTCCCAGCCCGACAGCCGAACCCTCCAGAACCGACCGCCCCTGTTCCCCTCGACCCCAAGCGGTTTCGCCGTACGCTCGGCCGGTTCGCGACGGGTGTCACGGTCGTTACGGCTGCTCAAGGCGAAGGCGTCCATGGCATGACTGCCAACGCGTTCATGTCCGTCTCCCTCGACCCACCACTGGTCGCCATCGCCGTCGATCGCCGAGCTCGCATGCACGCCCTCCTCGACCAGCAAGACCGGTATGGCATTAGCGTGCTTGCCCGCGACCAGGAGGCAGCCGCCCGCCACTTTGCGGGCAAGCCCCAGCCGGGCTACATCCCAACATTCCAGTGGGTCGAGGGTATCCCGTTACTTGACGGCGCCGTCGCCCACCTTGCCTGCGACGTCTGGGCGCGCGTCCCAGCCGGTGACCACACGCTGTTCATCGGCCATGTCCGCTGGCTCAACTACTGGGATCGTGAGCCACTCATCTTCTTCGGCGGCGATTTCCGCTGTCTTGAAGTCCAATTCCACGATACGAGCATGTGGTGGTGGTAA
- a CDS encoding 2-keto-4-pentenoate hydratase yields MVETHVLDDQRVADLAAQFEHAWSTRTTIPPLSETLGLADPAAAYAIQTQWTAMRLANGERILGRKIGLTSLAMQQQLGVHEPDYGSLWASRYVPAERGLAVAPASWFIQPRVEGELAFLIGRRLAGPGVTLQHVLAATEAIAVAIEIVDSRIEDWRIKLVDTVADNASYGGFTLGPWSRALRTADLRTIGMVLSQNGRPAVEGIGAAALGHPARCVAWLANKLAEFGIALEPGDIVLSGSLARALPARAGDVFTVEMHGQPPLLLRFTE; encoded by the coding sequence ATGGTTGAAACACACGTACTCGATGACCAGCGCGTTGCCGACCTCGCTGCCCAGTTCGAACACGCATGGAGCACTCGCACAACCATCCCGCCCCTCTCGGAGACACTCGGCCTCGCTGATCCCGCGGCCGCCTACGCCATTCAGACCCAATGGACCGCAATGCGCCTTGCCAACGGCGAGCGGATCCTCGGTCGCAAAATCGGACTGACCAGCCTCGCCATGCAGCAACAACTCGGCGTACATGAACCCGACTACGGCAGCCTCTGGGCGTCGCGGTATGTCCCCGCCGAACGCGGGCTTGCCGTCGCCCCCGCCAGCTGGTTTATTCAGCCACGCGTCGAAGGCGAACTCGCCTTCCTCATCGGCCGCCGCCTCGCTGGCCCAGGCGTCACGCTCCAACACGTCCTCGCCGCTACCGAAGCCATCGCCGTCGCGATCGAAATCGTCGATAGCCGGATCGAAGACTGGCGCATTAAACTCGTCGATACTGTGGCTGATAACGCCTCCTATGGTGGGTTTACTCTCGGCCCCTGGAGTCGGGCACTCCGCACCGCTGACCTGCGCACCATCGGCATGGTGCTGAGCCAGAACGGCCGCCCAGCTGTCGAGGGTATCGGCGCAGCCGCCCTCGGCCACCCGGCCCGCTGTGTTGCCTGGCTGGCCAACAAGCTCGCCGAGTTCGGCATCGCCCTTGAGCCCGGCGATATCGTGCTCTCCGGCTCCCTCGCCCGCGCACTGCCCGCCCGTGCCGGCGACGTCTTTACCGTCGAAATGCACGGGCAACCCCCACTTCTACTCCGTTTTACCGAGTAA
- a CDS encoding acetaldehyde dehydrogenase (acetylating): protein MEQSQRIKVAILGTGNIGTDLMYKILRDPGHLELALFAGIDPQSEGIARARALGIPTSTEGITAVLADPEIKLVFDATSAKAHVRHAKLLREAGKIAIDLTPAARGPYVVPPVNLGAHLDKDNVNLITCGGQATIPLVYAVSRVTPVRYAEIVSTVASRSAGPGTRQNIDEFTFTTARGLEALGGAEQGKAIIILNPAEPPIIMTNTIYVIPAGDFDEGAVLASISQMVAEVQRYVPGYRLKAEPVIDRRFTPWGERPVIAMLLEVEGAGDFLPPYAGNLDIMTSAAKRVGELFAQHLLGVRAEVLA from the coding sequence ATGGAACAGTCACAACGGATCAAGGTCGCGATCCTCGGCACGGGCAACATCGGCACGGACCTGATGTACAAGATCCTGCGCGATCCCGGCCACCTCGAATTAGCGCTCTTCGCCGGGATCGATCCACAGTCCGAAGGCATCGCGCGTGCCCGGGCGCTCGGAATCCCCACCAGCACTGAGGGGATTACGGCCGTGCTTGCCGACCCAGAGATCAAGCTCGTCTTCGACGCCACCAGCGCCAAGGCACACGTGCGCCACGCCAAGCTGCTCCGCGAAGCCGGCAAAATCGCCATCGACCTCACCCCAGCCGCCCGCGGCCCCTACGTCGTGCCGCCAGTCAACCTCGGCGCGCACCTCGATAAGGACAACGTCAACCTCATCACCTGCGGCGGCCAGGCCACCATCCCGCTGGTCTATGCCGTCAGCCGGGTCACCCCAGTGCGCTACGCCGAAATCGTCTCCACCGTGGCCAGCCGATCAGCCGGTCCCGGCACCCGGCAGAACATCGACGAATTTACCTTCACCACTGCCCGCGGGCTCGAAGCCCTCGGCGGCGCCGAGCAGGGCAAGGCGATCATCATCCTCAACCCAGCTGAGCCACCGATCATCATGACCAACACGATCTACGTCATCCCCGCCGGCGACTTCGATGAGGGCGCCGTCCTCGCTTCCATCAGCCAGATGGTGGCAGAAGTCCAGCGCTATGTGCCCGGCTATCGGCTCAAGGCCGAACCGGTCATCGATCGTCGCTTCACCCCATGGGGTGAGCGCCCCGTCATCGCCATGCTGCTCGAAGTCGAAGGCGCTGGCGACTTCCTGCCCCCCTACGCCGGCAACCTCGACATCATGACCTCAGCCGCCAAGCGCGTCGGCGAACTCTTCGCCCAGCACCTGCTGGGCGTTCGTGCGGAGGTGCTCGCATGA
- a CDS encoding 2-keto-4-pentenoate hydratase: MTLSTHEQHWLEAIQRARAERRTLPSGSLPPPLDLTGAYRVQAALRGDRQLIGYKLGLVSPSKQAQMGLTAPITGWLSADMLHQSSVVLNHFLQPRIEPEVAAVLQADIPPDATPGRALLAVGAWLLAVEILDSIWEGYHFTAPEVVADNASGGAILLGERALDWPFDGELRLTINGQDVAAGPIAALGDLPAQLCWLAQQVGGLHTGQVIMFGSPAPAVPLHPGTVALLGPASATLVFAVTQHEEKSNG; the protein is encoded by the coding sequence ATGACCCTCTCCACCCATGAACAGCACTGGCTCGAGGCGATTCAACGAGCACGCGCCGAGCGCCGGACGCTCCCGAGCGGGAGTCTTCCGCCTCCCCTCGACCTCACAGGCGCCTACCGCGTCCAGGCCGCGCTCCGCGGTGACCGACAGCTCATCGGCTACAAGCTCGGCCTCGTCAGCCCCAGCAAACAAGCGCAAATGGGCCTCACCGCACCGATCACCGGCTGGCTGAGCGCCGACATGCTCCACCAATCATCCGTTGTGCTCAACCATTTCCTTCAACCCCGCATCGAACCGGAAGTCGCCGCCGTGCTTCAGGCAGACATCCCTCCCGACGCTACCCCCGGACGTGCACTCCTCGCAGTCGGCGCGTGGCTTCTTGCCGTTGAAATCCTCGATAGCATCTGGGAAGGCTACCATTTCACTGCCCCCGAAGTCGTCGCCGACAACGCTTCCGGCGGCGCAATCCTGCTCGGTGAGCGCGCACTCGACTGGCCCTTCGATGGAGAACTTCGCCTCACGATCAACGGCCAAGACGTTGCCGCCGGCCCAATCGCAGCCCTTGGCGACTTGCCAGCGCAGCTCTGCTGGCTTGCCCAGCAAGTCGGCGGCCTGCATACTGGCCAGGTCATCATGTTCGGCTCCCCAGCGCCAGCCGTGCCGCTTCACCCCGGCACCGTCGCCTTGCTCGGGCCAGCAAGCGCGACCCTCGTCTTTGCTGTCACCCAGCACGAGGAGAAGAGCAATGGTTGA
- a CDS encoding superoxide dismutase has product MPFELPPLPYPYDALEPYIDAKTMDVHYNGHHGTYVRNLNAAIEKHPELEGRSVEDLLRNIQQIPEDIRTAVRNNGGGHANHSIFWTIMGPNAGGEPKGELAEAINQTFGSFQAFKDQFSAAAAGVFGSGWAWLVLNNGKLEIVTRPNQDSPYMDNLYPVMGLDVWEHAYYLKYQNRRAEYIANWWNVVNWDAVAERYRAGLK; this is encoded by the coding sequence ATGCCGTTCGAGCTTCCGCCGTTGCCGTATCCGTATGACGCACTCGAGCCGTACATTGATGCCAAGACCATGGACGTGCACTACAACGGGCACCATGGCACCTATGTCCGCAACCTCAACGCGGCGATTGAAAAGCACCCAGAGCTCGAGGGGCGGAGCGTTGAGGACTTGCTGCGGAACATTCAGCAGATTCCGGAAGATATTCGCACTGCTGTGCGCAACAACGGTGGCGGGCATGCCAACCACAGCATCTTCTGGACGATTATGGGGCCGAATGCTGGCGGCGAGCCGAAGGGTGAGCTGGCTGAGGCGATCAATCAGACGTTTGGCAGCTTCCAGGCGTTTAAAGATCAGTTCTCAGCTGCGGCAGCTGGGGTGTTCGGCAGTGGCTGGGCATGGCTTGTCTTGAACAATGGCAAGCTGGAGATTGTGACCCGGCCGAATCAGGACAGCCCCTACATGGACAACCTCTACCCGGTGATGGGGTTGGACGTGTGGGAGCATGCCTACTACCTGAAGTATCAGAACCGCCGTGCAGAGTACATCGCGAACTGGTGGAATGTTGTCAACTGGGACGCGGTGGCTGAGCGGTATCGGGCTGGGCTGAAGTAG
- a CDS encoding tautomerase family protein, with protein sequence MLVLRVTMLEGRTREQKRALIRRLSEAAAQHLGWPLEAIRVIIVEVSKDNWGSGGQSMAEREERA encoded by the coding sequence ATGCTCGTCCTGCGTGTCACCATGCTAGAAGGTCGCACCCGCGAGCAAAAACGTGCGCTTATTCGCCGGCTCTCCGAAGCTGCTGCCCAACATCTCGGCTGGCCGCTCGAAGCCATTCGCGTCATCATCGTCGAAGTCAGCAAAGACAACTGGGGCAGCGGCGGGCAATCCATGGCTGAGCGAGAGGAACGCGCATGA